In the genome of Fulvivirga maritima, one region contains:
- a CDS encoding response regulator, whose translation MKKEQILVVDDEVEICLLLSGMLKKLGFQTTYAHSVEEGAKKIKANKYDLVFLDLNLPDGLGFHLIPKVLEENKDSKVIIISAYDGNIERQRATAEGADFFIPKPFNKKMIMDALEELHVTYSS comes from the coding sequence TTGAAGAAAGAGCAGATACTAGTAGTGGATGACGAAGTTGAGATATGCTTGCTACTGTCAGGGATGTTAAAAAAACTGGGTTTTCAGACCACCTACGCTCATAGCGTAGAGGAGGGAGCAAAAAAAATAAAGGCAAATAAGTATGATCTTGTTTTCTTAGATCTCAACCTGCCAGATGGACTAGGTTTTCATCTTATTCCCAAGGTTTTAGAAGAAAACAAGGATTCCAAAGTGATAATAATAAGCGCTTATGATGGTAACATAGAAAGACAAAGGGCAACTGCAGAAGGTGCTGACTTCTTTATTCCCAAGCCATTTAATAAGAAAATGATTATGGATGCCCTCGAAG
- a CDS encoding lmo0937 family membrane protein, with protein sequence MSDLLYIIAVILIIGWLLGFFVFSIGALIHVLLVFAVIAILFRLISGRRL encoded by the coding sequence ATGAGTGATTTACTTTATATTATAGCTGTGATCCTAATAATAGGATGGCTTCTAGGATTTTTCGTCTTTAGCATTGGAGCTTTAATACATGTACTATTAGTATTTGCAGTTATAGCTATCTTATTCCGACTCATCTCGGGTAGGCGACTATAA
- a CDS encoding endonuclease/exonuclease/phosphatase family protein, whose translation MLTTIIIVLSVITIIGTFIKLLKEDAWWIRFFDFPQAQLAVLGMLCLVGLILELDFNIWWHFVLTLVLTAATVYESIIVFPYTWLANKESKRINDVSDECTLSLMISNVYMYNREYQRLVKVVKDTMPDVLIMVETDLKWEHGVKEIEEFYPYTIKYPIDNTYGILMYSKLQLQGSEVKFMVEEDIPSIHTYVKLRSGDLIKLYAIHPEPPSPTENERSTERDAELYLVAKEVEQVEGPVIVAGDLNDVAWSHSTRIFQRISRLLDPRKGRGFFNTFNAKIPILRWPLDHVFHSTDFRLVDIQRLPAIGSDHFPMYIRLAYSPDRPNDEPLEDPAEEDEREEAREKIRAAL comes from the coding sequence ATGCTAACAACTATTATCATAGTACTTTCGGTTATAACCATAATAGGAACCTTCATAAAGTTATTGAAGGAAGATGCCTGGTGGATTCGCTTTTTTGATTTTCCGCAAGCGCAACTCGCCGTTTTAGGTATGCTCTGCTTAGTAGGCCTTATTTTGGAACTTGATTTTAATATATGGTGGCATTTTGTACTTACCCTGGTGCTTACTGCGGCTACTGTTTATGAAAGCATAATAGTTTTTCCATATACCTGGCTGGCCAATAAAGAATCTAAGAGGATAAATGATGTAAGCGATGAATGTACTCTAAGTCTAATGATCAGTAATGTGTACATGTATAACCGAGAATATCAAAGGCTGGTAAAAGTGGTGAAAGATACCATGCCGGATGTATTGATTATGGTGGAGACAGACCTTAAATGGGAGCATGGAGTGAAAGAAATTGAGGAATTTTACCCTTATACTATTAAATATCCGATTGACAATACGTATGGCATTTTAATGTATTCTAAGCTGCAGTTGCAAGGTTCAGAGGTGAAGTTTATGGTGGAAGAGGATATTCCTTCTATACATACTTATGTTAAGCTCAGAAGCGGTGACTTAATAAAGCTGTATGCCATACACCCTGAGCCGCCAAGCCCTACAGAAAATGAGCGTTCTACTGAGCGTGATGCTGAACTTTATTTGGTAGCCAAAGAGGTAGAGCAGGTAGAAGGACCGGTAATAGTGGCCGGAGACCTTAATGATGTGGCCTGGTCTCATAGCACAAGAATTTTTCAGCGCATAAGCAGGCTGCTAGATCCGCGGAAGGGAAGAGGCTTCTTTAATACTTTCAATGCTAAGATTCCAATATTAAGATGGCCGCTAGACCATGTTTTTCATAGCACAGATTTCCGATTAGTAGATATTCAAAGGTTGCCAGCCATAGGTTCAGATCATTTTCCTATGTATATAAGACTAGCATATTCGCCTGATAGACCTAATGATGAGCCGTTAGAAGATCCTGCTGAAGAGGACGAAAGAGAAGAGGCAAGAGAAAAAATAAGGGCAGCGCTGTAA
- a CDS encoding DUF6268 family outer membrane beta-barrel protein, which produces MRKIAIMVIMGLIGFQSLAQVDVDTDKDEEDDWPSPNVTNMMPRGIVLRYTPVVGYDIDTKSKIAGLPDSEGEVSHLNKFRFKIKIPIVLRDRSNFIIGFDYAQSEYKFKGEEYKDYPLYQSLNDKDLRSRVVKAYYNHAFDKKHFIYVRASAAFNGDISDDDIPFYNFANYSLATIYGWQKSPDNAYGVGLYLSYNLGRRSIYPVFLWNKTWNENWGFESKLPADFNLRYNVNKKQRFFFGYEVSGDSYNIALDYEQLARFNDLQLRRSDILASLSYERAIISDFIWLGLSAGYRFNLRFDIAEDNSFNRDEILENTVTPSPYFEAMLFFTPSQTIKNIFLDE; this is translated from the coding sequence ATGAGAAAAATAGCAATTATGGTCATAATGGGGCTGATAGGATTTCAGTCTTTAGCACAAGTAGATGTAGACACTGATAAAGACGAGGAAGATGACTGGCCCTCACCCAATGTCACTAATATGATGCCCCGAGGTATAGTGCTTCGGTATACTCCTGTAGTGGGTTATGATATTGATACCAAGAGTAAAATAGCTGGCCTGCCCGATTCTGAGGGAGAAGTGAGCCATTTGAATAAGTTCCGTTTTAAAATTAAAATTCCTATTGTGCTTAGGGATAGGAGTAACTTCATCATAGGCTTTGATTATGCTCAGAGCGAATACAAGTTTAAGGGTGAAGAGTATAAAGATTATCCGCTATATCAATCTTTGAATGATAAAGATCTTAGATCTCGCGTGGTAAAGGCTTATTATAATCATGCTTTTGATAAAAAACACTTTATATATGTGCGGGCATCAGCAGCATTTAATGGAGATATCAGTGATGATGATATTCCTTTTTATAATTTCGCTAACTACTCTTTAGCTACCATTTACGGATGGCAAAAAAGCCCGGATAATGCCTATGGTGTAGGCCTTTATCTGTCATATAATCTGGGTAGACGAAGTATTTACCCAGTGTTTTTGTGGAATAAAACCTGGAATGAAAACTGGGGTTTTGAATCGAAATTACCCGCTGATTTTAACTTAAGATATAATGTGAATAAAAAGCAACGCTTCTTCTTCGGTTATGAAGTGAGTGGCGATAGCTATAACATAGCCCTAGACTATGAGCAGCTGGCACGTTTCAATGATTTACAACTTAGAAGATCAGATATTTTAGCTTCACTAAGTTATGAGAGAGCGATAATTAGCGATTTTATCTGGTTAGGTCTATCGGCCGGGTACAGGTTTAACCTCCGGTTTGATATTGCTGAAGATAATTCTTTTAACCGTGATGAAATACTGGAAAACACGGTTACTCCCAGTCCTTACTTTGAGGCCATGTTATTCTTTACACCAAGCCAAACTATTAAAAACATATTTTTAGACGAATAA
- a CDS encoding ShlB/FhaC/HecB family hemolysin secretion/activation protein, whose translation MDKDYLGKYSLPFLFLLILASCSTVKPYYGKSYRGWRNFNMPDAQVDHTVYLIGDGGDVPTDEMTPLLKLLRKNLRQEPDSASTVIFLGDNIYERGLPEASAYNREEKEDIMKMQMDVTQGYNGRIIIIPGNHDWDKSGPEGLLAVNRQEELVEEYLKDHHQNVFLPDNGCPGPVEISVNEHMTIIVFDVEWWLRKYDKPRAPENGCGVEDRLDFFIQLEDMIRRNDGKHVLLATHHPVISNGNHGGHFNFMDNIFPLRLVRDHLYVPLPAIGSLYPILRKSGASSQDIPSSDFQDFKKAMMSIIEQRSNITYVAGHDHNLQMHKEGLMNEIISGAASKSNFAARGFGAAYVQQTAGFARLVYYKNGQVWVEFYTANEEHPEGILTFRSSLYSLNPEKTPAADKTNVPDYTDSVKVMAANPEYDKNKIGQFFFGKHYREEWTTPVKVPYIDLKSYKGGLTPIKKGGGKQTISIRFIDDDSVQYNLRSIDKFPAGAIPDVFRDTWVNDFVKDQISTAHPYGALAVPDMAEAIGIYHTEPELYYTPFTPYLGPYINDFGGRMGLMEIRPDEDLSAYKRFGFSKNVVSTTTLFEHLKEDNDNEVDADMYLKSRFFDMLIGDWDRHNDQWRWAEYEKEDKGSIFRPVPRDRDQVFVLYDGAIPWLLSRKWAFRNFSDFDYDISDIKGLNRSAINLDHALLSELDKDAWMSTAKNIQKELTDEVIDKAVKQLPEEVYPFSGPEIAAKLKSRRDHLQRYASEYYNYLSKEVNVVGSDKHEYVKVERLNDDETRVQMFKTFKGGEVDKSIYDRTFYTYETDEIRIFGRDGEDKVEITGKVNDGILIRVVGGKEKEDEFIDESSVAGLSKKTIFYDNKDNEPNMKPGKETRVITSKHEWVNAYERDSYQYNYTGPRLFVQYNVDDGLYLGGGAKLVTHGFRKDPFKASHSLLANYAVNTGAFNFQYEGVFSSVLGHHWDVTLDAKANGPKYVFNYFGQGNETENDRSIDYYRIHMNSIKFKPAVVKRFSSVFKVGAGPNYEYIDVEENSDNILATDIINNPEVTRGGKSFLGFNFFTEAVLADHPVNPEKGMKWRNEINYYNELDGGFSEFTQYSTDLSVYFTPNLPIKVTFASRVGAATNVGDYYFYHSNFVGNLENLRGFRRTRFAGKTSFYNNNEVRFKLFRLRNNLINGNFGLFGFFDQGRVWSKEGSSNKMHRSYGPGVYLHFFEVFLLSGSYGISDEDQLFTFKAGFLF comes from the coding sequence ATGGACAAAGACTACTTAGGTAAGTATTCACTACCCTTTCTTTTTTTACTTATTCTTGCTTCTTGCAGTACCGTAAAACCCTACTACGGAAAGTCATATAGAGGGTGGAGGAATTTCAATATGCCTGATGCTCAGGTTGATCATACAGTTTACCTCATAGGAGATGGAGGGGACGTACCTACTGATGAGATGACCCCACTGCTAAAGCTGCTCAGAAAGAACCTTAGGCAGGAGCCAGACTCTGCAAGTACCGTAATTTTCCTCGGAGATAATATCTATGAAAGAGGCCTGCCAGAAGCTTCTGCTTATAATAGAGAGGAGAAGGAAGATATTATGAAAATGCAGATGGATGTGACTCAAGGTTATAATGGCAGGATCATAATCATACCCGGAAACCATGACTGGGATAAGAGCGGGCCAGAAGGGCTTTTGGCAGTTAACAGGCAGGAAGAGCTGGTGGAAGAATATTTGAAAGACCATCATCAAAATGTATTTCTACCTGATAATGGATGCCCCGGACCTGTAGAAATTTCAGTAAATGAACATATGACCATCATAGTGTTTGATGTGGAATGGTGGCTTAGAAAATATGACAAGCCTCGTGCTCCGGAGAATGGATGTGGCGTGGAGGATCGGTTAGACTTCTTTATTCAGCTAGAAGATATGATCAGGAGAAATGATGGAAAGCACGTGCTGCTGGCCACTCACCACCCCGTAATAAGTAATGGAAACCACGGTGGCCATTTTAACTTCATGGATAATATTTTCCCTCTTCGTTTGGTAAGAGATCACCTGTATGTGCCACTTCCGGCCATCGGTTCTTTATATCCAATTTTAAGAAAATCAGGAGCGAGCAGTCAGGACATACCCAGTAGCGACTTTCAGGATTTTAAAAAGGCTATGATGTCTATTATTGAGCAAAGGAGCAATATTACATATGTAGCTGGTCATGATCATAACTTGCAGATGCATAAGGAAGGGTTAATGAATGAAATAATCAGTGGAGCGGCTTCTAAGTCTAACTTCGCTGCTAGAGGATTTGGCGCCGCCTATGTACAGCAGACGGCAGGTTTTGCCCGGTTGGTGTATTATAAAAATGGCCAGGTTTGGGTGGAGTTTTATACTGCCAATGAGGAACACCCTGAAGGAATACTCACCTTCCGAAGTTCACTTTATTCACTAAATCCTGAGAAAACTCCCGCGGCTGATAAAACCAATGTGCCAGATTATACTGACAGTGTAAAGGTAATGGCCGCTAACCCGGAGTATGATAAGAATAAGATAGGACAGTTCTTTTTCGGTAAGCATTACAGAGAGGAGTGGACTACACCAGTGAAAGTACCTTACATTGATTTGAAAAGCTATAAAGGAGGTCTAACTCCTATAAAGAAAGGCGGAGGAAAGCAGACTATCTCTATACGGTTTATTGATGATGACAGTGTGCAATATAACCTGCGTTCTATAGATAAGTTTCCGGCCGGGGCTATTCCTGATGTTTTTAGAGATACCTGGGTAAATGATTTTGTAAAAGATCAGATTAGCACGGCGCATCCGTACGGAGCATTAGCTGTGCCCGATATGGCAGAAGCTATAGGTATTTATCATACAGAGCCGGAGCTTTATTATACTCCATTTACACCTTATTTGGGGCCTTATATTAATGACTTTGGAGGAAGAATGGGCCTGATGGAGATTCGTCCTGATGAAGATTTAAGCGCTTACAAACGCTTTGGTTTTTCTAAAAATGTAGTGAGCACTACTACGCTTTTTGAGCACCTGAAAGAAGATAATGACAATGAAGTAGATGCGGATATGTATCTGAAATCACGATTTTTCGATATGCTCATAGGTGATTGGGACAGGCATAATGACCAATGGAGATGGGCTGAATATGAAAAGGAGGATAAAGGTTCAATATTCCGACCAGTTCCAAGAGATAGAGATCAGGTGTTTGTGCTTTATGATGGGGCTATACCCTGGCTGCTAAGCAGAAAATGGGCTTTTAGAAACTTTAGCGATTTTGACTATGATATCTCTGACATAAAAGGTCTTAACCGTTCGGCCATCAATCTCGATCATGCACTGCTGAGCGAGCTAGATAAAGATGCATGGATGTCCACAGCTAAAAACATTCAAAAGGAGCTTACTGATGAAGTGATCGATAAAGCAGTGAAACAATTACCGGAAGAAGTGTATCCATTTTCTGGCCCTGAGATAGCCGCTAAACTCAAATCTCGAAGAGATCATTTGCAGAGATATGCCAGTGAATACTATAATTACTTGTCTAAAGAAGTAAATGTGGTTGGGAGTGATAAGCATGAATATGTAAAAGTGGAGCGCTTGAATGATGATGAAACCAGAGTGCAAATGTTCAAAACTTTTAAAGGTGGCGAAGTAGATAAGTCAATTTATGACAGAACATTTTATACCTATGAAACTGATGAGATAAGGATTTTTGGAAGAGACGGAGAAGACAAAGTAGAGATCACCGGAAAGGTAAATGATGGCATCCTCATCAGGGTAGTAGGTGGTAAGGAGAAAGAAGATGAGTTTATTGATGAATCATCAGTAGCTGGGCTGAGTAAGAAAACCATTTTCTATGATAATAAGGACAATGAGCCTAACATGAAGCCCGGTAAAGAAACACGGGTAATCACCTCAAAACATGAATGGGTAAATGCTTATGAGCGAGATAGCTATCAATATAATTATACGGGGCCGCGTTTATTTGTGCAGTATAATGTAGATGATGGCCTGTATCTGGGAGGAGGAGCCAAACTGGTGACTCATGGTTTCAGAAAGGATCCTTTTAAAGCCAGTCATAGTCTTTTGGCTAACTACGCGGTGAATACAGGGGCTTTCAACTTTCAATACGAAGGTGTATTTAGCTCAGTATTGGGGCATCACTGGGATGTTACCCTAGATGCCAAAGCCAATGGCCCTAAATATGTTTTCAACTACTTCGGCCAGGGTAATGAAACGGAGAACGATAGAAGTATAGATTACTATAGAATTCACATGAACAGCATCAAGTTTAAACCAGCTGTGGTGAAAAGGTTTTCCAGTGTATTTAAAGTGGGAGCAGGACCTAATTATGAATACATAGACGTAGAAGAAAATAGCGATAATATTTTGGCTACTGATATTATTAATAATCCCGAGGTTACAAGAGGAGGGAAGTCATTCCTGGGCTTTAATTTTTTCACCGAAGCAGTGCTGGCAGATCATCCGGTGAATCCCGAAAAAGGAATGAAGTGGAGAAATGAAATTAACTATTATAATGAGCTTGATGGTGGTTTTTCTGAATTCACCCAATATTCAACTGATTTGTCAGTTTATTTTACTCCTAACTTACCTATCAAGGTCACTTTTGCTTCCAGAGTGGGGGCTGCCACTAATGTGGGAGACTACTATTTCTACCACTCCAACTTTGTAGGTAATCTGGAAAATTTAAGGGGATTCAGAAGGACACGATTTGCGGGTAAAACTAGTTTTTATAATAACAATGAAGTGCGATTTAAGCTCTTCAGACTAAGAAATAATCTAATCAACGGCAACTTTGGTTTGTTTGGCTTCTTCGATCAGGGACGCGTTTGGAGTAAAGAAGGAAGTTCTAATAAAATGCACCGATCTTACGGACCGGGTGTTTATCTACACTTTTTCGAAGTGTTCTTACTCTCAGGTTCTTATGGTATCTCTGATGAGGATCAATTATTCACATTTAAAGCAGGATTTTTATTTTAA
- a CDS encoding DUF748 domain-containing protein, with protein MKKSIKILLVVVLVLIGVRIYLPYWITDYVNKVLDEVPGYSGSIEGVSLRLYRGAYQIEGLKMEKTGEDIPVPFLDIENIDLSVQWGALFKGKIVGEVELLKPKVNFVVAVADSTQAEQTGVDTDWTKPIKDLMPLQINHFSIKDGTLAYRDFSSDPKVNISIDSLQLQATNLGNADREEGTLPSDINATATSVGGGVLTLKAKANLLKEIPDFDMNAKFEGVYMPALNDFAKAYAKLDFEKGTFNLYTEMAVADGQLEGYIKPVMNDLQIVDFSDDKKKPLKLIWEGFADLVKEIFENHPHDQFATKVPMKGDLNNPKTKIWPTIGNIFKNAFIEAIKKKTDDTVSFDDVVEDK; from the coding sequence ATGAAAAAATCGATTAAAATACTTTTGGTAGTTGTGTTGGTGCTGATAGGAGTTCGTATTTATCTGCCATACTGGATCACGGATTATGTAAACAAAGTGCTAGATGAGGTGCCCGGATATAGTGGTTCCATAGAAGGTGTAAGCTTACGATTATATAGAGGAGCTTATCAGATAGAAGGGCTTAAAATGGAGAAAACCGGTGAAGATATTCCAGTGCCTTTTTTAGATATTGAAAATATAGATTTATCAGTACAATGGGGAGCGTTGTTCAAAGGTAAAATAGTGGGAGAGGTGGAGTTACTAAAGCCCAAAGTCAACTTTGTGGTAGCGGTAGCTGATAGTACCCAGGCAGAGCAGACTGGTGTAGATACCGACTGGACCAAGCCTATAAAAGACCTGATGCCTTTGCAGATAAACCATTTTTCAATAAAAGATGGTACTTTGGCTTATCGCGATTTCAGTAGTGATCCTAAGGTAAATATTTCTATTGATAGTCTACAGCTTCAGGCTACCAACCTGGGCAATGCTGACCGCGAAGAAGGTACGCTGCCTAGTGATATTAATGCTACCGCCACATCAGTAGGAGGGGGAGTACTTACCTTGAAAGCCAAAGCTAATTTACTAAAAGAAATTCCGGATTTTGATATGAATGCTAAGTTTGAGGGCGTTTATATGCCAGCTCTTAATGATTTTGCCAAGGCTTATGCTAAGCTGGATTTTGAGAAGGGTACTTTCAATCTATACACAGAAATGGCCGTAGCAGATGGCCAGTTAGAAGGGTACATAAAGCCTGTGATGAATGACTTGCAGATTGTGGATTTTTCTGATGACAAGAAAAAGCCTTTGAAGCTGATTTGGGAAGGCTTTGCTGATCTGGTTAAAGAGATTTTTGAAAACCATCCGCATGATCAGTTTGCCACTAAAGTGCCTATGAAAGGTGACTTAAATAATCCTAAGACTAAAATATGGCCTACCATAGGCAATATCTTTAAAAATGCCTTTATAGAAGCTATCAAGAAAAAGACGGATGATACCGTTTCTTTTGATGATGTGGTAGAAGACAAATAG
- a CDS encoding YihY/virulence factor BrkB family protein, which produces MDYWKVIKNTVKEFIADDPMSYSSSIAFYTIFSLPAILIITVSIASSAYEDQVVRNNLMEQIQNLFGATSASEIDKIMANADGLGDSILAKIIGIGTLVFSATTVFVSLQNGLNCIWGIKPKPEKGFIKFIVNRLLSLAMIISIGFLLLVSLVVDTLIVVFNNILSELFSGGTYYIISAVNLGFSLAIITLVFAMIFKILPDAKVEWRDVWVGAFVTTLLFTLGKYLIGFYLGNSSLSNAYGAAGSLVLLLVWVYYSSVIVLFGAEFTFVYSREIGHKIRPDKGAVIVKQVESEEGNVNE; this is translated from the coding sequence ATGGATTATTGGAAAGTTATAAAAAACACGGTAAAAGAGTTTATTGCCGATGATCCGATGAGCTATAGCTCATCCATCGCCTTCTACACTATATTTTCCCTCCCTGCCATTTTAATAATTACAGTATCTATAGCCAGCTCTGCTTATGAAGATCAGGTGGTGCGTAATAACCTCATGGAGCAGATTCAAAATTTATTTGGAGCTACCAGCGCCAGTGAAATAGATAAAATAATGGCTAACGCTGATGGGTTGGGGGATTCCATACTGGCAAAAATAATTGGAATAGGTACGCTCGTTTTTAGTGCTACCACCGTATTTGTATCCCTGCAAAATGGTTTGAACTGCATTTGGGGTATCAAACCCAAGCCTGAAAAAGGATTTATTAAGTTTATTGTTAATCGGCTGCTTTCTTTAGCCATGATCATCAGTATAGGCTTTTTGCTTTTGGTGTCTTTGGTGGTAGATACCCTCATAGTGGTGTTTAATAACATACTATCAGAGCTCTTTAGTGGAGGCACATATTATATTATTTCTGCGGTTAACCTGGGCTTTTCTTTAGCTATCATAACCTTGGTTTTTGCCATGATCTTTAAAATTCTTCCTGATGCTAAAGTGGAGTGGAGAGATGTATGGGTAGGAGCTTTTGTAACTACTCTTTTATTTACGCTGGGTAAATATTTAATTGGTTTTTATCTGGGAAATAGCTCTTTGAGCAATGCTTATGGGGCGGCCGGTTCGCTGGTGTTATTGTTAGTGTGGGTGTATTATTCTTCGGTTATAGTGCTGTTTGGTGCTGAGTTTACCTTTGTTTATTCCAGAGAGATAGGTCATAAAATTAGGCCAGATAAAGGAGCGGTAATAGTGAAGCAGGTAGAATCAGAAGAAGGAAATGTAAATGAATAA
- a CDS encoding AI-2E family transporter → MGSIKEAEANMSFSIKKVFYVLAVVFGVSALLFFGRTVMVPMAFALLISFILYPICRYLETKRVGRIWSILWTMLGVALLLVGIITLFGSQIVKIMKDFSDFSSRLHEIMASLTSFINEKVSILPDVSEEDIMNMSKDWFSSKSDKLVKTMLNNTSDFITGFVLTIIYTFLLLLYRHGLKCALVNFAASDKQKDYAHMIDNMQHVGQKYLTGMFTLIVILGALNSIGLLLLGIDYAIFFGYLAAFLAIIPYVGTLIGGAIPTLYAFMNYDSMWYPLGVILIFWFIQILEGNFLNPKIVGGNLNLNALVAIIALIIGGSVWGVAGMILFLPFTAVLKVACEHYKQLKPVSYLLKDDLYQTDDTNHLEKKVKKIFKK, encoded by the coding sequence GTGGGCAGTATAAAAGAAGCAGAAGCTAATATGAGCTTTTCCATTAAGAAGGTTTTTTACGTCCTTGCCGTTGTTTTTGGAGTCTCAGCATTATTATTTTTTGGTAGAACAGTGATGGTGCCTATGGCATTTGCACTTCTCATTTCTTTTATACTCTATCCCATTTGTCGGTATTTAGAGACCAAAAGAGTAGGCCGTATATGGTCTATTCTTTGGACTATGCTTGGCGTGGCGTTGCTATTAGTTGGCATTATTACTTTGTTTGGCTCGCAGATAGTAAAAATCATGAAAGACTTCTCTGATTTTAGTAGTCGACTTCATGAAATTATGGCATCTCTTACTTCATTTATTAATGAAAAAGTGTCTATTCTGCCAGATGTAAGCGAAGAAGACATCATGAATATGAGCAAAGATTGGTTTAGCAGTAAGTCTGATAAACTAGTGAAAACCATGCTCAATAATACCTCAGACTTTATTACTGGCTTTGTACTCACTATTATTTACACCTTTCTGCTTTTACTTTACAGGCATGGTTTAAAATGTGCCTTGGTCAATTTTGCCGCTTCTGATAAGCAGAAAGATTATGCGCATATGATAGATAATATGCAGCATGTGGGGCAAAAGTACCTCACCGGTATGTTTACCCTTATAGTTATACTTGGAGCATTAAATAGTATTGGCTTATTACTTTTAGGCATCGATTATGCCATTTTCTTTGGCTACTTGGCAGCTTTTCTGGCCATAATACCTTATGTAGGTACTCTCATAGGTGGGGCCATTCCTACTTTATACGCATTCATGAATTATGATTCTATGTGGTACCCTCTGGGTGTAATACTTATTTTCTGGTTCATTCAGATTTTAGAGGGCAATTTCCTTAATCCTAAAATAGTGGGAGGCAACCTTAATCTAAATGCATTAGTAGCCATTATAGCACTGATTATAGGAGGCTCCGTATGGGGTGTTGCCGGTATGATTTTGTTTTTGCCTTTTACGGCAGTATTAAAGGTAGCTTGTGAGCACTACAAACAGCTAAAACCTGTTAGCTACCTTTTAAAAGATGACCTTTATCAGACTGATGATACAAATCATCTGGAGAAAAAGGTGAAAAAGATATTTAAAAAGTGA
- a CDS encoding universal stress protein, which yields MKRILVPSDLSDISENALQMAADIADITKAEIFLVNFTDHPFGETFTATGELDKKFSDEENLFTVQLVRKRHRDLEVLATKYGYGSDVRVVNFEVYGEELQDGIDEYVKANSIDLVVMGTSGEESIDEIFSGNHAEQVIERASCPVITVKEKYVKSDFKSIVLGVDAEKDRHDNFTQAASLLKDIAEGLGAELHIVNVAKSVHDKIDVEKKISAFTTQHNIVSSSITVIEADKVEEGLINFAHQKSASLLAVLTHVEDSFFRMFSHSLAEDLSMESDVPVLTINLHTI from the coding sequence ATGAAACGAATTCTTGTGCCTTCTGATTTAAGTGACATTTCAGAGAATGCTTTGCAAATGGCAGCAGATATTGCTGATATCACGAAAGCAGAAATTTTTTTGGTAAACTTTACAGATCATCCGTTCGGTGAGACATTTACTGCTACTGGTGAGCTCGACAAAAAGTTTAGCGACGAAGAAAACTTATTTACTGTACAGTTAGTACGGAAGAGACATAGAGACCTAGAGGTGTTAGCCACAAAATATGGATATGGTAGTGATGTGCGTGTGGTGAACTTTGAGGTGTATGGAGAAGAATTACAGGATGGCATTGATGAGTACGTTAAAGCCAACAGTATTGATTTGGTGGTAATGGGTACCAGCGGAGAGGAATCTATAGATGAGATATTCTCTGGTAACCATGCAGAGCAGGTGATAGAAAGAGCCAGCTGCCCCGTAATTACAGTGAAAGAGAAGTATGTTAAGTCAGACTTTAAAAGCATTGTTTTAGGAGTAGATGCAGAAAAGGATCGTCATGATAACTTTACGCAGGCCGCCTCATTGCTTAAAGACATAGCTGAAGGTCTGGGAGCAGAATTGCACATTGTTAACGTGGCTAAGTCAGTTCATGATAAGATTGATGTAGAGAAAAAGATATCAGCATTTACTACTCAGCATAATATTGTAAGCAGCTCTATTACTGTAATAGAAGCCGATAAAGTTGAAGAGGGTCTGATTAATTTTGCTCATCAAAAATCAGCTTCATTACTAGCGGTGCTTACACATGTAGAAGACAGCTTCTTTAGAATGTTCTCTCATAGCCTGGCAGAAGATTTAAGTATGGAATCTGACGTGCCGGTTCTTACAATAAACCTTCATACAATATAA